Within Kutzneria chonburiensis, the genomic segment AGGAAGCCGCGATCAAGACCAACGACGTGGTCGGCGACGGCACCACCACGGCCACGGTCATCGCGCAGGCCATCATCCGCGAGGGCATGGCCCGGATCAGCCAGGGCGGCAACCCGGTGCTGATCAAGCGGGGCATCGACCACGCCGTCGGCCTGTTGGTCGAGCACCTGGAGAAGGTGGCGCACCCGGTCGGCTCGCGCCAGGATTTCGCCCGGGTGGCCGCGATTTCGGCCAACGACGACGATCACGTCGGCGCCGTGATCGCCGAGGCGCTGCACACCGTCGGCGAGGGCGGCGTGGTCAGCATCGAGGAGTCGCCGAAGATCGGCATGCGGGTCGACTTCGTCGAGGGCTTCGAGTTCGACAACGGCTACCTTTCGCCTTATCTGGTCACCGATCCCGGCCGGCTGGAGGCCGTGCTCGACGACCCGTACATCCTGATGTGCAGCGAGAAGATCACCAAGGTCCAGGAGCTGATGCCGATACTGGACAAGGTGATGCGGGATCCGCGGCCGCTGCTGGTGATCGCCGAGAACGTCGAGGGCACGGCACTGAGCATGTTGGTGCACAACCACGTCAACGGCATGTTCAAGGCCTGTGCCGTGCGGGCTCCCGGCTTCGGCGACCGGCGGCTGCACAAGCTGGAGGATCTCGCCGCCGTGGTCGGCGGGGCCGTGCTGTCACGGCAGTCCGGGTTCTCGCTGGAGACGTTGACGTTGGAGCATCTCGGCCGGGCGCAACAGGTTCGTATCACCGAGAACAGCACGACCGTGGTCGGCGGCTTCGGCAGCGAGGCCGACATCGAGTTCCGGGTGACGCAGCTGCGTTCCGAGCTGGAACGTGCGGTCAACGGCACCGACGAGGACGTGCTGACCGAGCGAATCGGCGCTCTCACCGGGAAAGTCGCGTTGATTCGGGTCGGCGCGGCGACTCCGGCCGAACTCAAGGAACTCCAGCACCGCGTCGAGGACGCCCTGTCCGCGACTCGGGCCGCCATGGCCGAGGGCATCGTGCCCGGCGGCGGGGCGGCGTTGCTGCACGCCGAGAAGGTGTTGACCGACCTCGGCGTCACCGGCGACTACGCCACCGGCGCCGAGATCGTCCGGCGGGCGCTGTCCGAGCCGGCGTTCCTCATCGCCGCCAACGCCGGCCTGCCGGCCGCGCAGATCCTGGCCCGTACTCGCGAACTCGGCGAGGACGAGGGTTTCGACGCCCTGCACGAGCGTTACGGGAACATGGTCGAGATGGGCATCATCGACCCTCTTCGCGTGTGCCGGTCGGCCCTCCAGAACGGCGCTTCCGTCGCCGGCCTGCTGCTCACGACGAACTCGTTGATCGCCGAGGAACAGACCCCGTGGGGCGGCAGCGCCGCCCTGATGACCGAATTCGGCCCCCTGGACGAGGGCCTGCACCAGCCCTCACCCGACGCCAGCACCCCCAATCCCTAGGCATGGGCCCGTCCGTCGCCTGATTTTTCGCTTGGAAGGGGGCCTTCCTGCACTCGGAGTGGAGGAAGGCCCCCTTCCAAGCATCGCACTTTGACACATGGGAGGTGGCTGTGCTTGAGCGTGATCCGGGCTCTGTCGCGTTGCGGCCGGCTGTCTCCGCGAAGCTGGTGGGACCGGCGTTCGTGGCCGCGGTGGCGTACATCGATCCCGGCAACTTCGCCACGAACGTCACGGCCGGCGGGCTGTTCGGGTACCGGCTGCTGTGGGTGATCCTGGCGGCCAACGTGATGGCGATGCTGGTGCAGTACCTGTCGGCCAAGCTGGGCATCGCCACCGGGCGGGACCTGCCGGAGCTGTGCCGGGAGCACTTCCCGCGGCCGGTGTCGCGGGGGTTGTGGGTACAGGCCGAGCTGGTGGCGATGGCGACCGACCTGGCCGAGCTGGTCGGCGCGGCGGTCGGCCTGAACCTGCTGTTCGGGGTGCCGCTGCCGATCGCCGGCGTGATGACGGCCGGGGTGGCGTTCGGGGTGCTCGCGTTGGAGCAGCACGGCCGTCGCCCGTTCGAGCTGGCCATCGCGGCGCTGTTCGGCGTGGTGTTCCTGGGGTTCGCCTACGACCTGGCCACGGTCGGCGTGCACGGGGACGTCGCGTCGGGGCTGGTGCCGGGGTTCGCCGGGTCGAGCAGCGTGCTGCTGGCCGTGAGCATCATCGGCGCGACGGTGATGCCGCACGTGATCTACCTGCACTCGGCGCTGACCAAGAAGCGTGCCCATCACCGTAGCGAGATGTCCCGGCATACGTTGCTGCGGTCGCAGGCCGTGGACGTGTTGCTGGCCTTGGGCACCGCCGGTTTGATCAACATGGCCATGCTGGTGCTGGCGGCGTCGCTGCCGATCGCCGGAGACCCGATCCTGTCCGCGCACGACTCGCTCGGGCGGCTCGTCGGGGAGGGGCGGCGTTGGCCTTCGCGATCGCGTTGCTGGCCTCGGGGGTTTCGTCGTCCAGCGTCGGGACATATGCCGGGCAGGTCGTGATGCAGGGCTTCATCCGCCGCGGCATTCCGTTGTACGTGCGGCGGGGGATCACCATGCTGCCCGGGTTGACCGTGTTGGCGCTGGGGCTGCCGACTACGGACAGCCTGGTCATCTCCCAGGTCGCGCTGTCGTTCGGCATTCCGTTCGCTCTCATTCCCTTGGTGCTTTTGACGCGGAGGGCCGACGTCATGGGGTCTTTCGTCAACCGCCGCGTCACCACCGTCGCCGCGGCCGGCTGCGCGGCGTTGATCACCGTGCTGAACGTGTACCTGGTCGTCGCGGAGGTGAGCTCGTGATCTCGTTGGTCGTGCTCGGTGGCACGCTCACGCTGTCCCTGCTGGCGTTCCGCTTCGCGGAGTTGGGCGCGGTGCCTTCGTGCGTGCGGGCGCGGGTGGCGTGGCTTTGTTCCCACGCCTCAACTTTGCTCACCATCGGCGCGGCGGTATTGATCATCGGTATCGTGGGCCTCGCCCACTCGACAGGAGGCTCGCCGTGATCTTCATCGTGGTCAGGTTCACCGTCCGTCCCGAGGTTGCCGACCGCTGGCTGGACATCGTCGCCGACTTCACCGCCGCGACACGGTCCGAGCCCGGCAACGTCTTCTTCGACTGGTCCCGCAGCGTCGACGACCCGAACGTCTATGTGCTGACCGAGGGCTTCCAGGACGACGCCGCCGAGGCCCACGTGACGTCCGCGCACTTCCAGGCGGCCATGGCTGAGCTGCCCAAGGCCATCGCCACCACGCCGCAGATCATCAACGTCACCATCCCGCAGGACGGCTGGTCCGAGATGGCCGAGCTCAAGCCCGCCTGATTCGGCTGACAGCCCCAGACCCCCGCGAGTCCCGCTCTCCGGCACACCGAAATGCGGTTTCGGGCACACCTTCTCAGCGGTGGGCCCGAACCACGCGCCACCGGGGGCCGATGCGCCGGCCGAGTTCGCCGACGAAGTCATCCCGCAGCGGCGGCCAGTTGGTGAAGCGCACGCCCAGATTGCCGACCTGGCAGGTCCATGTGCCCGGCCAGTCACCCAGCAGCGCCGCATGCCCGCACGCGGGACAGCCGACGGTCGGCTCACCGGACAGCAGCCAGGGTGTCATCTGGTCGATGTAGTGGTCGATGCCGAGGCGAACGGTGCAGGCCGGACAGTCGGGCGGCGTGACGTTCTGCGCCGAGTCGAAGACCATCCGGTCCGTGATGACAGTGACGCCGGTGTTCCACAACAAGTCGATGACCGTCTCGGTGGTGGTCCGAGACGCGGCTTCCGGGCCAGGGAGGTATGCGGGCCCGGGGGAGGTTCGGCACGACCACGCCGATGGCGAGCAGCCAGTCGAGCACCGCGTCGGCGCGGGCCGACACCTCGCTTTCCGGCACGGAGATCTCGACCACCGTCTCGTCGTTGTCGCTCACCGGGCGACCCTAACGGGCAGCCGAGGGTCGGTTCTGCGCGAAAACGTATTTCGGTGTGCCGGAGAGCGGGACTCGCGGGGGTTCAGTGGTCGATGGGGCGGCGGGTGAGCTTGCGGACGACGATGACGACGACGCCGACGGCGAGCCAGATGAGGCCGCCGATCTTGGCGTCGTCGTCGGCGTTGAGCAGGACGTAGCCGATGATCACGAAACCGATGAGGGGCACGGCGAGGTGCATGCCGAAGGTGCGCTGGCGGCGCTTGATCAGGTGGTAGACGGCCACCGAGACGTGGAGCATGAGGAAGGCGAACAGGGCGCCGAAGTTGACGAGGGTGGAGAGGAACTCGATCTGGCCGACGAAGAAGATGCCGAGGATGAGGGACACGACGGCGACGAGCAGGACGGCGCGCTCGGGGACGCGGCGTTTCTGGTTCACGTGGGCCAGGAACGACGGCAGGGTGTGGTCGCGGGCCATGGAGAACAGCAGGCGGGCGGTGGCGTTCTGGGCGACGAGGCTGTTGGCCACGGCGGCGGCCAAGGCTGACGTGATGGCGACGAGGACGGTGAGCCACGGCCCGGCGGCGAGCCCGGCGACCTGGTAGAAGGCCTGGTTGGTCGCGTCCTGGCCGACGAACTCGGTGGTGCCGGGCACCAGCATCGCGGCGAGCCAGGTCTGCACGATGAACAGCACGGCGACCAGGCACAGCGAGATGACGGTGGCCCGGCCGACGACCCGCGGCCCGCCCTGGACCTCCTCGGACTGGGTGGAAATGGCGTCGAAGCCGAGGAAGGACAACACGGCCACCGACAACGCGGCGAAGACGAGGCCGGGGGAGAACTCGGCGGCGTTGAAGAACGGGGTGAACGACCACGCCCCACGGGCGGACACGGTGATCACGGCGGCGACGACGAAGATGGCCAACACCACCAGCTCGCCGATGAGGAACCAGCGGTTGACCTGGGCCGTGGTCTCGATGCCGGCCAGGTTGACCACGGTGTTCAACACGACGAACAACACCACCCACAGCCACTGCGGCACGACCGGTACCACGGTGCCCAGCGCCGCCGCGCCGGTGACATAGAGCAGGGTCGGCACGAGCAGGTAGTCGAGCAGAATGGCCCAACCGGCCAGGAAACCGACCCACGGGGCGATGCCGCGACCGGCGTAGGAGTACACCGAGCCGGCGACCGGGAAGGCGCGGCTCATCTCCCGGTAGCTCAACGCGGTGAACAACATCGCCACCAGGCCGATGACGTACGTCAGCGGCACCATGCCCTTGGCGGCGTTGAAGACCACGCCGAAGATGGCGAACGGGGCGATCGGCACCATGAAGATCAAGCCGTACACCAGCAGGTCCCGCAGCCGCAGCGAGCGCTTGAGCTCCTGCCGGTAGCCGAAGTCGGCGAGCTCGCTCACGACAGCGTCCCCAGGAACCCGCCGACGACCTCGGCGAACCGCTCGGGCTCCTCGACGTGCGGCATATGGCTGGACTCGGCGAAGATCTCCCAGCGCACATCGGGAATGGCGTCGAAGTACGGCTGCACGGTCTCCGGTGTCGCCTCGTCGAAGTGACCGCTCACGAGCAGGGTCGGCACGGCGACGGCCGAGACCCGGTCGATGATCGACCAGTCCCGGATGCTGCCGATCACGTGGAACTCGCTGGGGCCGTTCATCGCGTGGTACACGGTGGGATCCCGATCGATCTGGCCCATCGCGTAGGCCACCTCGTCGGGCATCGGCACGATGCGACACAGATGCCGTTCGTAGAACACGTCGACGGCCTCCTTGTACTCCTGGCTGTCGGTGGTGCCGGCGGCCTCGTGCGCACGCAGCGTCTGCTCGACGGCCGGCGGCAGTTCGGCCCGCAGCCGGTCGGCGGCCGCCGACCACAGGTGCATGGACGCCGGCGAGTTGGCGATCACCAAGCCGCGCAGGCCCGCCGGCCGGCGCACGGCGTGCTCGGCGGCCAGCATGCCGCCCCACGACTGCCCGAGCAGCGCGTACCGGTCGGCGATGCCCAGCGTCTCCAGCAGATTGTCCAGCTCCGCCAGGAAGAGCTCAACCGTCCAGAAGTCGGGTGCTGCCTCCGGAAGATGAGTCGACCGGCCATTGCCGAGCTGGTCGTAGTGCACGACGGCCCGGTCGCCGGCCAACGACGTCAGCCGCAGCAGGTAGTCGTGCGTGCAGCCGGGGCCGCCGTGCAGCACGACCAGCGGCACCCCACCTGAGCCGAGCTCACCGGTGATCCGGTACCAGGTCTCGTGTTCGCCGAACTTCGCACGCCCCTCAGTGACCATGCCTCTCTCAGTACAGAGGTCGGCCGGGTCACGTCAATAGCGGTGTGAGACCGGCTCGAGCGGCTTCCAGGTCGAGCCGCTGCTGGATGTTGAACTTGTAGCTGGGGCAGGGTGATTTTCCCTCGCCCCAGTGCTTCGGGCAGCCGCCGCCGCACACCGGCAGGAACACGCAGCCGGCGCAGCTCTGCTCGCCGCGGTTGATCCGGTCGTGCCAGTCGTCGTACTGCCCGGCCGGCCGCTGCCGGTCGTGGTCGGCGTGCTCGACGAGCTCCAGCACGTCGCCCTGCTCGTGCTGGGGCACGAGCGGATGCTCGGTGCACGAGAAGATCGCGCCGCTGCTGCTGATCACCTCGGCGCTGCGGGTCACGGCCGGGCAGATCGGGCCGCGCAGCTGCCCCGGGATGAGGGTCCGGGTGACCATGCCGACGTCGTGCATCCGCCGCAGCCACCGGGGTTCCGCCGCGGCGAACCGCTGCCGGGCCACCCGCGGCGCGGCCACGTCGTTGGTCCACGAGGGCACGACGCGCAGGTCGAATTCGATCATCGGGTGGTTGAGGCCGGCCTTGACCATGACGTCGATGAAGGCGTCAACGTGGTCCAGGTTCGCCAGCTCCAGATTGCCGCGAATCGTCAGGCGCAGCAACGGGAACTCGTCGGCCTGCCGCACGACGTCGGCCATCACGCCCAACACCCGCCCGTGCCGGTCGCCGAAGCCGTCGATCGTCACGCACAGCGCATCGACCCCGCATTCCTCATACAGGACACGGAGTTTGCGCATGGTCAGTTCAGATCCGTCAGTGGTCAGCCGTGACCGGTAGCGCACGCCGGCCGTCGCGCACGCCTCGACGAACTGCCCGGCCAGGTCACGGATGACCGGATACGCCAGCAGCGGTTCGCCGCCGAACCACCCGATCCGGATCTCCTCGGTGCTCGGCCGGTGCACGGCGCGCAGGATCCGGTCCCGCACGGCGCTGCGGTGGTTGGCCGAGCTCTTGCCGCGCACGTGCACCTGGCCGCAGTACTCACAGCCCAGATTGCAGTAGCCGGTCGGCACCAGCATGTAGTTCAGCGACGCCGCCGAGCGCGACCGGGCCCGCTGCTCGTCCAGCACGTCGGTCAGCTCGTCACGGCCCTCGGGCACCAGGATCCTGAGGTCGGCGAGGTGATCGGAGACGGCCGCCGGCAACGTGCCGCAATCGCCGTGAGACAGCGTCCGGGCCACCTTGTCGCCGAGCGTGCTGACACGCGAGGTGCGGGTGTTGAGCACGAGGCGCACGGGATCGCCGTGGCCGTCGGTGTAGACGGTGTCGCTGACGACGAGATACCTGCTTGCTTGCTGACCCACGACGTGCGTTCTCCCCGGCCTGACCTGCTGATGACACGAATCCTCATCTCGCGGCCGGGCCGCCGGGTATACGCACATCTACGTAGGACGGTGATGTATCTGTTGTCTCCCAATGCTTTTCCGGTGACCTGACTGCCCGGGAGTCACTGCCGGCCGGGTAGTTTCGGGCAACCGGTGGGCTATGGTCGGTGGCATGGAGGTCGAGCCGGTCACCGTCACGACACCGCGGCCGCTGCGCCGAGCGGTGATGACGCAGTCGTGGCGCGAGCTCGCCTTCCTGCACTGGCCGGTCGAACCGGACCGCGTCGCCGGGCTGCTCCCACCCGGCACGCGACCGGACACCCTGGCCGGCGCCACCTATGTGGGGCTGGTTCCGTTCCGCATGCGGTGGGTGTGGCGCATGCCCTATCTCGGCACGTTCCCGGAGACGAACGTGCGACTGTACTCAGTGGACGATCATGGCCGACGCGGCGTGGTCTTCCGCTCGCTCGACGCCGCCCGGCTGCTGCCCGTGCTCATCGGCCAGCACGGCGTGGGCCTGCCGTACCTCTGGGCGTCGATGCGGATCGACCACGAGGGCGACGTCGTCACCTACACCAGCCGCCGCCGCGGCGGGCCGTCGAGCCGGATCCGGGTGTTGCGCGGGCCACCTGTTCCCGAACCGAGTGAGCTGGAACACTTCCTGACCGCGCGCTGGGGACTGCACGTGGCCTGGCACGGTCGCACGCGCTACATACCGAACGAGCACCCACGGTGGCCGCTGCACCGGGCCGAGCTGCTGGACCTCGAGGAGGGCCTGGTCGCGGCGGCCGGCCTGCCGCGGCCGGCCGAGCCACCGGTGAGCGTGCTGTGGTCACCCGGAGTGCCGGTGCGCTTCGGCCTGCCCTTGACCCGATGAGGTGATGCCGTCACCCACGGTGGTCCTCGCGCGGGCGGAACGCCCCGGTTGTCCAGGTCGCCCGCCCGGACGGGCGGCGGCCGCCTCACAGCGGGCAACGGCAAGGCACTATGGACGTCTAAGGGAGAGTGGGTGCACCGCCGTGCGACCCCGTTGACCACGCAGAAGGGGGTCGCGCCATGCCGGAGCGCCTCGACACGCGGCGGATGCCGCCGCGTCCGGCCGGGCCGCCGCCCCGGCCGGTCGCGCGCCGCCGCCAGAACCCGGCCCTGCGCACCGTCCAGGTGCTGCTGGCCGTGGTGTCGATGGTCGTGTTCGGCGGCACCTGGTACGCGTGGTCCCAGCTGGCCCGGCTCGACGGCCTGACCACGGCCAACGTCATCGGCAAGAGCGTGCCCCCGGCGGCCGAGCAGAACATCCTCATGGTCGGCCTGGACACCCGTACCGACGCCATGGGCAATCCGCTGCCGCAGGACGTGCTCAACCAGCTGCACGCCGGCGGCGCGGACGACGGCGGCGACACCACCGACACCATGATCGTGATCCACATCCCGGCCGGCGGCGGCGCGGCCACCGCCATCTCCATCCCGCGCGACTCCTACGTGCAGATCGCCGGCGACTACGGCAAGCACAAGATCAACTCGGCCTACAGCTACGGCCGCAACGACGCCTACGCCACGCTGTCCAAGCAGGGCGTCAAGGGCGCGGAGCTGGAGACCAAGGCGGCCGAGGCCGGCGCCAAGAGCTCCATCGCCACCATCCAGCAGTTCACCGGGCTGGAGATCACCCACTACGCCGCGGTCAACCTGGCCGGCTTCTACTTCATCAGCCAGGCCATCGGCGGCGTGCCGGTGTGTCTGATCAACCCGGTCAAGGACTCCTTCTCCGGGGCCAACTTCCCGGCCGGCCAGCAGACCGTGGAGGGCTCCAACGCGCTGGCCTTCGTCCGGCAGCGGCACGGCCTGCCCAACGGCGACCTCGACCGGATCAAGCGGCAGCAGGCGTTCATGTCCAGCATGGCCAAGACCGTGCTGTCGGCCGGCACGCTGACCAACCCGACCAAGCTGAACAACCTGATCGACGCCGTGAAGAAGGCCGTGGTCATCGACCAGGGCTGGGACGTGCTCCAGTTCGCCCAGCAGCTGCAGGGCATGAGCACCGGCAACATCAAGTTCGTGACGATCCCGATCGTCAGCATCACCCTTCAGACCCCGCACGACGGCGACGCCGTGCAGGTCGACCCGGCCCAGGTGCAGCAGTTCGTCCAGCAGACCATCGCCGGGCCGGCCGGCTCGACCGCCGCCGGCGGCACCGGCGCGGCCAAGCCCAACACCGCCGACTACTCGTCGACCATCGTGGACGTTCGCAACGGCTCCGGCGTCTCCGGCCTCGCGGCCAGCGTGCTGGACACGGCCGTGAGCAAGGGCTTCGGCCGCGGCGACACCGGCAATGCCACTGCCCGCAAGGCTTCCAGCGTGAACTACCCGGCCGGCGGCAAGGCGGCGGCGCAGGCCGTGGCCACCGCGCTGGGCGGGATTCCGTTGGTGGCCGACGATTCCATCACCGACGGCCACGTCCGGGTCATCCTCGGCAGCGACTACAACACCAAGTACGGCTTCACCGGCAACGCCGCCGTGCAGCTCAACACCTTCGCCGCCGCCGCACAGACCAGCTCGTCCAACGCGGCCATCACGGCCGACGGTGTGCCCTGCATCAACTGACCGGTCGTCGGCCGACGGCCAGACCGCGGCCGACGAGGTACTCGTAGCAGTTGTTGAGCAGCCAGTACATGTCGTAGTGCGAGCGGTCCATCTCGACGATGTTCCAGCGCACGTCGGGGTTGGCGCGGGCGATGCCGTCGACGTCGATCGTGCCCGTGCCGTAGGGGACCATGTAGTCGTCCATGCCGGTGGCCGGACCGTCCTTGATGTGGATGTACTCGACCCGGCGGCCGAGTGACCGGAGCACCTTCACCGGGTCGGCGCCGCCGGTCTGGGCCCAGTACGTGTCGAGCTCGATGACCACTGCCGGGTCCAGCGCGTTCAGCAGGATCCGGTAGGCCTGCTGGCCGTTGAAGGAGTTGCGGAATTCGGCGAAGTGGTTGTGGTAGCCGATGCGCATGCCGTACGGGCGAGCGTTGACGACCGCCTCGTTGATCCGGTCGGCCCCGCGCAGAATCGCGTCCCGGCTGTCGAACTCCTCCGGCTCCAGGCTCCACACCAGGGTGCGGGAACCCAGTTCCGCGTACGTGTCGAGGATCGACTTCGCGTCCGGGCCGGACGGGAACGGCGCGTGCGAGCTGCACAGCCCGAGGCCGAGGTTGTCCAGGTGCGCCCGCACGACCTTCGGCGAATTGTCGTACAGGTCATAGCTTTCGATCGCCACGTAGCCGATCGCCGCGACCTTGTCGAGCGTGCCGAGCAGGTCCTGCTCGGCCTGGTCGTTCAGCGACCACATCTGCAATGCGATCGGTGACGGGCAGCGCCGGTTCGTCGCGCCGGCGGCCGGCGCGGCCAGCGCACTGCCGGCCGCCAGCAGCGCGGCCGAGGTCAGCAGTGAGCGGCGGCTGAGCTGACTCATAGGGATTGTCCTTCACAGGAGGCGGAAGTCGCCGGCGGCAGGCGAAAAGTGACTCTCACTCCACCGTGGCCGGCGACCCCGGTCAACCCGTGGCGATCGATGAGGCATGAGGTCGGGGTCAGTAGTACTGGCGGGGGCGGGGTTTGCCCGCGACGAACCACAACAGGCTGCCCAGGAACGGCAGGCACAGCACCACGAAGAACCACAGGATCTTGCCGCCGCACCCGATGTCCGCCCCGAGGATGCTGAACAGCGCGGCCAGGAAGAAGACGACGAGAAACAGGCCGACCGCGACCATGACCACGATCAGCCCGATGCCGAGGCCCTGCGTGGCCAGGTCGTGGTTGATCTCCAGCGAGAGGTGCGACATGCCACGAAACTATGAGCTGATCGGGTGATCGGGCATCGATCTCGCGTCGGAACGCGGCGTACTACTTTTGTCGAATGGTGTACCGGTAGAGGTTCGACTCCCGCAGCTCGAAGCCCAGCCGCTGATACAGCCGGTTCGCGCCTTCACGGGACGGCCGCGAGGTGAGGTCGACCGTGCGGACCCCGGCCTCGCCGGCCCGG encodes:
- a CDS encoding putative quinol monooxygenase, with translation MIFIVVRFTVRPEVADRWLDIVADFTAATRSEPGNVFFDWSRSVDDPNVYVLTEGFQDDAAEAHVTSAHFQAAMAELPKAIATTPQIINVTIPQDGWSEMAELKPA
- a CDS encoding APC family permease encodes the protein MSELADFGYRQELKRSLRLRDLLVYGLIFMVPIAPFAIFGVVFNAAKGMVPLTYVIGLVAMLFTALSYREMSRAFPVAGSVYSYAGRGIAPWVGFLAGWAILLDYLLVPTLLYVTGAAALGTVVPVVPQWLWVVLFVVLNTVVNLAGIETTAQVNRWFLIGELVVLAIFVVAAVITVSARGAWSFTPFFNAAEFSPGLVFAALSVAVLSFLGFDAISTQSEEVQGGPRVVGRATVISLCLVAVLFIVQTWLAAMLVPGTTEFVGQDATNQAFYQVAGLAAGPWLTVLVAITSALAAAVANSLVAQNATARLLFSMARDHTLPSFLAHVNQKRRVPERAVLLVAVVSLILGIFFVGQIEFLSTLVNFGALFAFLMLHVSVAVYHLIKRRQRTFGMHLAVPLIGFVIIGYVLLNADDDAKIGGLIWLAVGVVVIVVRKLTRRPIDH
- a CDS encoding proline iminopeptidase-family hydrolase, which gives rise to MVTEGRAKFGEHETWYRITGELGSGGVPLVVLHGGPGCTHDYLLRLTSLAGDRAVVHYDQLGNGRSTHLPEAAPDFWTVELFLAELDNLLETLGIADRYALLGQSWGGMLAAEHAVRRPAGLRGLVIANSPASMHLWSAAADRLRAELPPAVEQTLRAHEAAGTTDSQEYKEAVDVFYERHLCRIVPMPDEVAYAMGQIDRDPTVYHAMNGPSEFHVIGSIRDWSIIDRVSAVAVPTLLVSGHFDEATPETVQPYFDAIPDVRWEIFAESSHMPHVEEPERFAEVVGGFLGTLS
- a CDS encoding radical SAM/SPASM domain-containing protein; translation: MGQQASRYLVVSDTVYTDGHGDPVRLVLNTRTSRVSTLGDKVARTLSHGDCGTLPAAVSDHLADLRILVPEGRDELTDVLDEQRARSRSAASLNYMLVPTGYCNLGCEYCGQVHVRGKSSANHRSAVRDRILRAVHRPSTEEIRIGWFGGEPLLAYPVIRDLAGQFVEACATAGVRYRSRLTTDGSELTMRKLRVLYEECGVDALCVTIDGFGDRHGRVLGVMADVVRQADEFPLLRLTIRGNLELANLDHVDAFIDVMVKAGLNHPMIEFDLRVVPSWTNDVAAPRVARQRFAAAEPRWLRRMHDVGMVTRTLIPGQLRGPICPAVTRSAEVISSSGAIFSCTEHPLVPQHEQGDVLELVEHADHDRQRPAGQYDDWHDRINRGEQSCAGCVFLPVCGGGCPKHWGEGKSPCPSYKFNIQQRLDLEAARAGLTPLLT
- a CDS encoding YqjF family protein, translated to MEVEPVTVTTPRPLRRAVMTQSWRELAFLHWPVEPDRVAGLLPPGTRPDTLAGATYVGLVPFRMRWVWRMPYLGTFPETNVRLYSVDDHGRRGVVFRSLDAARLLPVLIGQHGVGLPYLWASMRIDHEGDVVTYTSRRRGGPSSRIRVLRGPPVPEPSELEHFLTARWGLHVAWHGRTRYIPNEHPRWPLHRAELLDLEEGLVAAAGLPRPAEPPVSVLWSPGVPVRFGLPLTR
- a CDS encoding LCP family protein, encoding MPERLDTRRMPPRPAGPPPRPVARRRQNPALRTVQVLLAVVSMVVFGGTWYAWSQLARLDGLTTANVIGKSVPPAAEQNILMVGLDTRTDAMGNPLPQDVLNQLHAGGADDGGDTTDTMIVIHIPAGGGAATAISIPRDSYVQIAGDYGKHKINSAYSYGRNDAYATLSKQGVKGAELETKAAEAGAKSSIATIQQFTGLEITHYAAVNLAGFYFISQAIGGVPVCLINPVKDSFSGANFPAGQQTVEGSNALAFVRQRHGLPNGDLDRIKRQQAFMSSMAKTVLSAGTLTNPTKLNNLIDAVKKAVVIDQGWDVLQFAQQLQGMSTGNIKFVTIPIVSITLQTPHDGDAVQVDPAQVQQFVQQTIAGPAGSTAAGGTGAAKPNTADYSSTIVDVRNGSGVSGLAASVLDTAVSKGFGRGDTGNATARKASSVNYPAGGKAAAQAVATALGGIPLVADDSITDGHVRVILGSDYNTKYGFTGNAAVQLNTFAAAAQTSSSNAAITADGVPCIN
- a CDS encoding sugar phosphate isomerase/epimerase family protein, which translates into the protein MSQLSRRSLLTSAALLAAGSALAAPAAGATNRRCPSPIALQMWSLNDQAEQDLLGTLDKVAAIGYVAIESYDLYDNSPKVVRAHLDNLGLGLCSSHAPFPSGPDAKSILDTYAELGSRTLVWSLEPEEFDSRDAILRGADRINEAVVNARPYGMRIGYHNHFAEFRNSFNGQQAYRILLNALDPAVVIELDTYWAQTGGADPVKVLRSLGRRVEYIHIKDGPATGMDDYMVPYGTGTIDVDGIARANPDVRWNIVEMDRSHYDMYWLLNNCYEYLVGRGLAVGRRPVS
- a CDS encoding PLDc N-terminal domain-containing protein, which gives rise to MSHLSLEINHDLATQGLGIGLIVVMVAVGLFLVVFFLAALFSILGADIGCGGKILWFFVVLCLPFLGSLLWFVAGKPRPRQYY